The DNA window TCGACGAGCGGCCTCGCATTGTCGGCGGTGATGCCGCCGATCGCGACACAGGGAATCTCGAACAGGCTTGCCCACCAGCTGAGGATCGATGGGTCCGGCCGGTAATCGGAGGGCTTCGTCGTTGTCGGATAGAAAGCGCCGAACGCGACATAGTCGGCACCCGCTTCACCCGCCTCCATCGCCAGGTGGCGGCTGTCGTGGCAGGTGCGGCCGATCTGCGCCGAAGGGCCGAGTGCGGTGCGCGCTTCGCGAATGTCGCCGTCAGTCTGACCGAGGTGAACGCCGTCGGCGCCCAGCCGCTTGGCCAGGCTGACGCTGTCATTGACGATGAAGGCGACGTCCGCATCGGCGCAGATGCGCTGCAACGGCTCGGCAAGGCGAGCGAG is part of the Sphingomicrobium sp. genome and encodes:
- the thiE gene encoding thiamine phosphate synthase, which codes for MDEAEYDPLDFPPPQRSEPAKLYLISPQEVGGTFSDRLRAALEPGIAAAFQLRVKDVDEHSLARLAEPLQRICADADVAFIVNDSVSLAKRLGADGVHLGQTDGDIREARTALGPSAQIGRTCHDSRHLAMEAGEAGADYVAFGAFYPTTTKPSDYRPDPSILSWWASLFEIPCVAIGGITADNARPLVEAGADFLAVCQAVWGADDLAAAVRAFSEPLAV